A genomic segment from Lolium perenne isolate Kyuss_39 unplaced genomic scaffold, Kyuss_2.0 unplaced50, whole genome shotgun sequence encodes:
- the LOC139834518 gene encoding putative B3 domain-containing protein Os03g0621600, which produces MSRPPNASEEQTRPGSFCKLLLVPTGLDGVIPSAFEPLFEGEWPDTIKLKTSTNCIWEVGLKEEDGKIVMDARWSEFVKAHDLKIGYFTVFTRIDTRSLKVLVFDHDNCKKVIKCKGNQTPLEEQYGSQL; this is translated from the coding sequence ATGAGCAGGCCACCAAACGCCAGTGAGGAGCAGACCCGTCCTGGTAGCTTCTGCAAGTTACTGTTAGTGCCAACAGGGTTAGATGGGGTCATCCCCAGTGCTTTTGAGCCCTTGTTTGAAGGTGAGTGGCCAGACACCATCAAGCTAAAGACCTCCACCAATTGCATCTGGGAGGTTGGCCTGAAGGAGGAAGATGGCAAGATTGTCATGGACGCACGCTGGtcagagtttgtcaaagcacatgacttgaagataGGATACTTCACGGTATTCACGAGGATTGACACCAGATCCTTGAAGGTGCTCGTATTTGATCACGATAACTGCAAGAAGGTCATCAAGTGTAAAGGTAATCAAACACCACTGGAGGAACAATATGGATCACAGCTCTAA